The genomic DNA CCAGTGGCTTGTCTGCCATTTTGCTCCCTCGTCGATCCATTGCGTCAAAAGATCGATCTCGTGCTGCGGCAATGCGGGACCGTGTTCTGCCGGCGGCATCCGCAGTTCCGGATCGCTCTCCAGCACACGTTCGATCAGCAGCGATTCATCCGAATTCCCCGGCTCGACAATCCAACCGTTTGGTGGCAAGACTTGGTCGCGATAGACAAACGAAATGTCGCCCGCTTGCTTGACTCCGCCGTGGCAGGATGTGCAGTGCTTTGCGAAGATCGGCCGAATGTCGTTGTTAAAATCAATCGTTGGCTGAGCGGTTGCCGGCGCATCGCCAAGGCACACAAGGAGAGCCAACGCTAGTAGTGGTTTGTAATGGTGATGCACTGGAACTCGAAGCGATTGAGGTGGGGTTCAAACTGGGGGAACTGCACGCGTCGGCCCGCGCGGCGCGTCGGGCGAAGGTGGCGAGTTGCTAAAACGAAACGGGAGCGAACAGATCGGTGTTTTCGCTGTACATCGTTTGGTAGTGCATCTGGATTTCTTCGGCCGACAATTGCTGTGCGTAGATCGCTAGCTCATCCATGCCGCCGGCGTACTGCCGCCATCCATCAAAGCCCAATTGGCCGACAAGCAGCTGCAGAACGGTGGGATGGTTTGCGTCTTCGATTGCGACCTGCTTGATCAGTTGGCCATTGCAATACATCTCCAACTGCCGGTCTCCTTTGGTCATGACCAAGTGTTGCCAGACCTCGGGAACGCAGATCCCGGGGCTGATCAGATTGGTTCCCTTTCCGTAGTTTTCCGCCGGAGGACTGCGGTGCAAAAAGCGAAACGCTCCCGGTTCATGAATCAAAAAAGTGTCGGTCAAGATCTCGAAGACGTTCAGGTATTGATGCCCGCCGGGGTCGGAGATCGGTGTCAAACCAAAACAGGTAGCGTGCTGTAGATCGTCCGGTTTGATCCAGCATTCGATCGTGTAGCTGCCTCGATTGATCCCTTCGATCGGATCGCGGCTGACCAAATATCGCGACGTGCCACCACGGCGGAACCTTGCGTATCCGTTGCGGATGCTGATCAATTGGTTCTCGGCGGTGCTTCCCACAATTTCCGCCGCCCATTGGTCGTGAAGCTCGTTTTTAACGATGTTGTTGTCCGCCTGTTCAAACCGCCAGTAGATGATCGGTTGTTGCCGCTTCACCATGTCGACATATCGCCGGCTGACGTTCAGACCTCGGTCGTCCGCCAACAGCATCGGAGGAACAATCGTCGAGGCGTTGACCGAATCACTAGCGTCGGCCGTTGGCGTGTTGGATGCCACCTGCGAATCGAACGGCAACAACGAATTGGTGTCGCGGTCGACGCGAACGTGAGACCCTTGTTTCAATCGTTGGCTGACGAGCGTGGTGCCATCATCGGCCAACAGCGAAAGCTCGACTTCGCCTTCGACGACGTCGACCTCGGATGTTTCTCCATTGTCGACTCGCATCGTGAACTCGGTCCCCAAATCAACGACGGCGGTGTCGGGGGCGTTTAATACGAAGCCGCGCGCCCGCTCGGGGACGTTGGCGCGTATCGCTCCGGAAACCAGCATGGCAAAGTCTTTGGATTCGATCTGCAGTTGAGCGGGCCCCGACAGCGCCAACACCGCCCCGCTCATAAATTCCAACTGCACAGTGCCTTGATCGATCGAGAGCATACCGGGGCGAAGGCGTCGGCCGACGGTCAGCCCCGGTTGGCGTACGTTGCGAACATTGACGATCACCGCGGCAACTTTCGCGAGGCTCGCCGCGGCGGCTTGTTCGACATAGACCTCATCGCTTGGTGGTGTCGACGGCGCGACCGTTGTCTCGGCGGGCGGTTCGTTGGACGCAATCATTGTCGCTCCTGGGACGTCTTCCCCAGGGCGATTGGCAACCATCCAAAAGACTCCGATAGCCAAGCACAACGCCGCCGCCCACGCGATTCCCCAATACGCCCGCCTCCGCTGCGACTTCGCCGGATTGCCGGCGACGGTTGAGCGGGAAGCCGAAAATATGCGTTTCAGTGGATTGGGACGCTCGCAAGCACTCGCGATCCCCTGGGATCCAAGATCGCAACTGGGCAGCTGTGGCAGGTTGACACCGCCCCATCGTTGAGTCAGTTCGGAGTGGATTTGGATGTAGCGCAGATAATATTCGCGCGCCGGTTCCGACTCCTGCATCTCCTCCGCCAGCTGACGCGATTCTTCCGGCGTCAACGTGTCGTCGACAAGCTTCTGGACAAGCAGCCGGAAGGCGCGAGGGACTTCGGATTCGTGTGTCGGTTCACTCATGATCGAATTTCACCTGATAGATTTTTCTCAATGCAGCCGAGCAACTGTTCCCGAATGCGGTGCAGTAGAAGGCTGATCGCGTTCACCGATTTCCCAAAGTCCGCTGCGATCGCTTTGACCGACAGCGATTCGGCGTACCGCTGCAGGAGCAGCCCCTGATGTTCCTCTCGCAGCTTTCCCATGCAGTCGCGAAGCGCGGTTTCGCGGCTGCGTTGGAGCTCCGGTTGGAACATCTGTTGATCCATTGCCTCGAGCGTATTGGCGAGGTCCTCGGGGAATACCAGCAGGTCGCGCGTCTGCCGCTTGCGAAAGGCCATGATTTGGAACCTCGCAATCGTAAAGGCCCAGGCCATGAAATTGGTGCCTGGCTGGTATTCGGCGGCGCGGCGACAAAGAACCAAGTTAACCTCCTGCAGAACCTCGTGAGCTTGGTCGGAATTGCCCAGTCGTTTCAGCAGAAAGCCCATTAACCGCGGCTGCGCATCGGTCAACAGCACTACCAATTCACCGTCTAGCTCGAATTTTGATTGTCTTTCGCTGTTCATACTAAGTGGATATAGCGCGGGGGGCGGAATCTTTCATCTTTAAGTCGCGACAAGGCTCCATTAAACGGGGCTTCGCGGGGCGTTATCTGCCTTTTTTCGATTGTTCCCGAAAGATCTTCCAAGTCGCGGCTATCTCCTAGGGCCTTTTCATAACCGTTGCATTGCAAGGAGCTAGCGATTTTGGGCCTCCAGTTGCACCACATGGCAAGTCGGTGGCTTGTCTCAAAGCGAACCGTGCTGTCCGCTTTTTTCTGTCCCAATTTTCGCACCTCCGGCAAACTTGCGATTTTATCCATCGCGGTTCGAAACTCCGGCTTCCGGATGGTTGATCTGCCGCGATGGTTCTCATCTTGTTTTCGTGTTGGGAGATTTTGAGACATGAGACGTCACGCTTTTACGCTCGTCGAGTTGTTGGTTGTCATCGCCATAATTGGGATCTTGGTGGGGCTGCTGCTACCAGCGGTTCAAGCCGCTCGCGAGGCAGCCCGGCGGATGGAGTGCAGTAACAATCTGAAACAGTTTGGGCTGGCTCTTCACAACTATCACGACACGTAC from Rosistilla oblonga includes the following:
- a CDS encoding LamG domain-containing protein; this translates as MSEPTHESEVPRAFRLLVQKLVDDTLTPEESRQLAEEMQESEPAREYYLRYIQIHSELTQRWGGVNLPQLPSCDLGSQGIASACERPNPLKRIFSASRSTVAGNPAKSQRRRAYWGIAWAAALCLAIGVFWMVANRPGEDVPGATMIASNEPPAETTVAPSTPPSDEVYVEQAAAASLAKVAAVIVNVRNVRQPGLTVGRRLRPGMLSIDQGTVQLEFMSGAVLALSGPAQLQIESKDFAMLVSGAIRANVPERARGFVLNAPDTAVVDLGTEFTMRVDNGETSEVDVVEGEVELSLLADDGTTLVSQRLKQGSHVRVDRDTNSLLPFDSQVASNTPTADASDSVNASTIVPPMLLADDRGLNVSRRYVDMVKRQQPIIYWRFEQADNNIVKNELHDQWAAEIVGSTAENQLISIRNGYARFRRGGTSRYLVSRDPIEGINRGSYTIECWIKPDDLQHATCFGLTPISDPGGHQYLNVFEILTDTFLIHEPGAFRFLHRSPPAENYGKGTNLISPGICVPEVWQHLVMTKGDRQLEMYCNGQLIKQVAIEDANHPTVLQLLVGQLGFDGWRQYAGGMDELAIYAQQLSAEEIQMHYQTMYSENTDLFAPVSF
- a CDS encoding sigma-70 family RNA polymerase sigma factor; this encodes MNSERQSKFELDGELVVLLTDAQPRLMGFLLKRLGNSDQAHEVLQEVNLVLCRRAAEYQPGTNFMAWAFTIARFQIMAFRKRQTRDLLVFPEDLANTLEAMDQQMFQPELQRSRETALRDCMGKLREEHQGLLLQRYAESLSVKAIAADFGKSVNAISLLLHRIREQLLGCIEKNLSGEIRS